AAGTCGACCGCTTGGTCCTGGTCGAAAGCGCCGGCCTCACCACCGAAATCCCCGAATTGGCCCGGCTGACCCTGACCGACCGCGAGAAAGCCCGGCGCTTCTTCGAGCTGCTCTTCTACAGCCCCCCGCCCCTGCCCGGCTTCGTCCTCGACCAGATGATCCGCTCCTCGACCCGAATCAAGACCCAGTACGAAGCGGTCTTCATGGGCCTGATCGAAAACAGCAAGCTGCGGCTGCTCGACGACCGGGTCGCGGAAATTCAAAAACCGACCCTGATCATCCACGGCCGTCAGGACCGGGTGATCCCCTTGGCGGTGGCCGAGCGGCTCCACCGGCTCATCCCCCAATCCCAGATGGTGGTCCTGGAGGAAAGCGGCCACGCTCCGGTCTGGGATCAGCCGGCCAAGCTGAAAAGCGCAATTTTGGAATTTTTGGCGGCTAATCCCGTTCGCGGCCGCAATGACTAGGGTTGGGTGGTTTCGACATCCTCGGAGAACCGGTCTTCCTTCAACTCGGAGCACTTGGTCACGCTGATCGAGCCGTCGCTCTCCAAGATCGCTTCGTAGATTTCCGAAAAATCGTGGATCCCCTGCTTGCGCAGCAGAGTCTTGAGCTCATGGACGTTGATCAGCTCCTTCTCCAGATTCTTGCGGAGGATCTTACCCTTGTGGATCAGCATCGTGGGATGGCCTTCGAACAAGCCTTCGAAGCGCTTGGACTTGTAGCTGAGATACTCCACCAGCCAGCTCAGGCCCACGATGACCGCGGCCAGGATCAAACCGCCGGTGATCGAGTTGTCGCCGCCGTTCATCGAGTTTTGGACCGCGTTGCTGATGAGCAGGATCGCCACGAACTCACCGGCGCCCATCTGGCCGATTTGGCGTTTGCCGCCGATTCGCAGCAGGATCAGGATCGCCATGTAGACGAAGGCGCCTCGAAAGAGGAAATGCCAATACGGGATCGAAACTTCCCAAAAGCCTTGCAAAGCGACCTCCGCTTAAGAATACACCGGCATCAGGAAGCCGGTGCCTCCATCGGCGTATAGCGTCTCGCCGTTGAGCCAGTTGGCGGCCGGCGAGCAGAGAAAGGCGATGATCTCGGCGACGTCGCCGGTGGGCATGAGCCGGCCCATCGGGTTGAGCTTGGCGAGCGCGGCCTTGTTTTCCTCATAGGCCGCGCCGAAGTAAATCTTGAGCGAGTCGGTGTCGACCAGGCCGGGATTGACGCCATGGACGAAGATTTTCTCGGAGGCGTTCTCGATGGCGTAGTAGCGGGTCAAGGTCTCGAGCGCCGACTTGGCCGCGGCCAAGAGGCCGTGATTGGCGCAGTACTTCTTGGTGTCGATCCCCGAGACGGTCACCACCTTGCTTCCTGCCGGCATCAGCGGCTTCAAGGCGTTCATGGTCAGAATGAAGGCCGTCACCGTGATGTTCATCGTCTTGGCGACGTGATGCTCCCGGATGTCGGCCAAGGGCTTGAAAGCGGTGGCCGCGGCGTTGGCGACGAAGATGTCGATCCGGCGATGCTCGGCCTGGACCTGGTCCAAGAATCGATGGACCTGCTCCAAGTCCGAGAGGTCGGCGGCATACTTCCAGGTCTGGACGCCGATCTTTTGCAGCTCGGCCTCCAGGGCCGCGGCCTCTTCGAGATTCTTGCGGTAATGAATGAGAATGTTGGCGCCCTGCGAAGCCAGCTTCAGAGCCACCGAGCGGCCGATGCCGCGCGAGGCACCGGTGATGAGGGCTTTTTTGCCTTTCAGATCGGTCATGGTCCTTCCCTTTCGGAAGGACCCTAACGACCTTCGTCGAGCTTGGCAAACGGATTAAGCTTAACGTCGACCGCGGCCGCCGCCACCACCAAAGCCACCGCCACCGCCGCCGCCAAAGCCG
This genomic interval from bacterium contains the following:
- a CDS encoding YetF domain-containing protein, which translates into the protein MQGFWEVSIPYWHFLFRGAFVYMAILILLRIGGKRQIGQMGAGEFVAILLISNAVQNSMNGGDNSITGGLILAAVIVGLSWLVEYLSYKSKRFEGLFEGHPTMLIHKGKILRKNLEKELINVHELKTLLRKQGIHDFSEIYEAILESDGSISVTKCSELKEDRFSEDVETTQP
- a CDS encoding SDR family oxidoreductase; amino-acid sequence: MTDLKGKKALITGASRGIGRSVALKLASQGANILIHYRKNLEEAAALEAELQKIGVQTWKYAADLSDLEQVHRFLDQVQAEHRRIDIFVANAAATAFKPLADIREHHVAKTMNITVTAFILTMNALKPLMPAGSKVVTVSGIDTKKYCANHGLLAAAKSALETLTRYYAIENASEKIFVHGVNPGLVDTDSLKIYFGAAYEENKAALAKLNPMGRLMPTGDVAEIIAFLCSPAANWLNGETLYADGGTGFLMPVYS